From a single Micromonospora sp. WMMD1102 genomic region:
- the yaaA gene encoding peroxide stress protein YaaA produces the protein MLILLPPSEGKTPPRSGRPVNPDTLSHGTLQPGRERVLDALVALCADPDRDRAREVLGLSPGQDAELDRNARLRTAPAQPAAKVYTGVLYDALDLGTLPAPARARARRRILVFSGLWGVVRTDDRIPAYRCPVGVQLPGVGGLAAYWRGLLDPALTEAAGGGPVLDLRSSGYAAMWRPTGKLAERTVTVRVLHEQLVGGEVRRSVVSHFNKASKGRLVRDLLLAGAAPRSAGRLVEALRDLKYTVEEQPAVAGRPRQLDLVVTEL, from the coding sequence GTGCTGATCCTGCTGCCCCCGTCGGAGGGGAAGACGCCGCCCCGCTCCGGCCGGCCGGTGAACCCGGACACGCTGTCCCACGGGACGCTCCAGCCGGGCCGGGAACGTGTCCTCGACGCGCTCGTCGCGCTCTGCGCGGATCCGGACCGGGACCGGGCCCGGGAGGTACTCGGACTCAGCCCGGGGCAGGACGCGGAACTGGACCGCAACGCCCGGCTGCGTACCGCGCCGGCCCAACCGGCGGCGAAGGTCTACACCGGCGTGCTCTACGACGCCCTCGACCTCGGCACCCTGCCCGCTCCGGCCCGCGCCCGCGCCCGGCGCCGGATACTCGTCTTCTCCGGGCTCTGGGGCGTGGTCCGGACCGACGACCGGATCCCGGCGTACCGCTGCCCGGTCGGGGTGCAGCTGCCCGGGGTGGGCGGGCTGGCGGCGTACTGGCGGGGACTGCTCGACCCGGCACTCACCGAGGCGGCCGGCGGCGGGCCCGTCCTCGACCTCCGCTCCAGCGGGTACGCGGCGATGTGGCGGCCCACCGGCAAGCTCGCCGAGCGCACCGTGACGGTCCGGGTACTGCACGAGCAGCTGGTCGGCGGGGAGGTCCGGCGTTCCGTGGTGAGCCACTTCAACAAGGCCAGCAAGGGGCGGCTGGTTCGTGACCTGCTGCTGGCCGGCGCGGCGCCCCGATCCGCGGGCAGGCTCGTCGAGGCGCTGCGCGACCTGAAGTACACGGTCGAGGAACAGCCGGCGGTCGCCGGTCGCCCCCGCCAGCTCGACCTGGTGGTCACCGAACTGTGA
- a CDS encoding class I SAM-dependent methyltransferase: MSPISTAGASQRDAGTDAVTAAQLADQVAFLADWLPPAPARILDAGCGRGALARALARAGYAVLGVDVDPLAVGAAATRGVAALVADLAGYRDEYLFDAVVCSLSLHHMRDLAAAVRRARSLLRPGGILVVDEFAWERADAGTAAWYHDTAALLAAAGRLGPEPDVTPVATPHDHWMRRHRDEQRLHPGETIVDEIGRHFEIRETVRVPYLHRYLGQGLGDDADGLATFTVLRQIEHLRVADGSLTAVGLRLLAQARTGGN, encoded by the coding sequence GTGAGTCCGATCAGCACGGCAGGCGCGAGCCAGCGGGACGCCGGTACCGACGCGGTCACCGCCGCCCAACTCGCCGACCAGGTTGCCTTCCTCGCCGACTGGCTGCCCCCGGCGCCGGCCCGGATCCTCGACGCGGGATGCGGGCGCGGCGCCCTCGCCCGCGCCCTCGCCCGCGCCGGCTACGCCGTCCTCGGCGTGGACGTCGACCCGCTGGCCGTCGGGGCCGCCGCCACACGGGGGGTGGCGGCCCTGGTGGCCGACCTGGCCGGCTACCGGGACGAGTACCTTTTCGACGCGGTTGTCTGTTCGCTCTCCCTGCACCACATGCGCGATCTCGCCGCCGCGGTCCGGCGGGCGCGGTCGCTGCTGCGACCCGGCGGGATCCTGGTGGTCGACGAGTTCGCCTGGGAGCGGGCGGACGCCGGCACGGCCGCCTGGTACCACGACACCGCCGCGCTGCTCGCCGCCGCCGGGCGGCTCGGACCGGAACCCGACGTCACCCCGGTCGCGACGCCCCACGACCACTGGATGCGACGGCACCGGGACGAGCAGCGCCTGCATCCCGGCGAGACGATCGTCGACGAGATCGGCAGGCACTTCGAGATCCGGGAGACCGTCCGGGTGCCCTACCTGCATCGCTATCTGGGCCAGGGGCTCGGCGACGACGCCGACGGGCTGGCCACGTTCACCGTACTGCGACAGATCGAACACCTGCGGGTGGCCGACGGGAGCCTCACCGCGGTGGGCCTGCGGCTGCTCGCCCAGGCCCGTACAGGAGGGAACTGA
- a CDS encoding SAM-dependent methyltransferase: MTQQDSASSGIDTTQMSHARAYDYVLGGKDNFEVDREAAKQVIGLAPDLPALGRAQRRFLLRVTQMCAREGIAQFLDIGAGIPTAPNVHESARAVIPDARVIYVDNDPIVFVHNRALLSPDDNVSSIQADVRRPDEILDDPEVQRLINFDEPVLLLFIGLFHLVTDAEDPAALIARFRERMAPGSYICISQFCVDGSDPAAKAKLEEISVNSPAPMTFRRRDDIERFFEGFELLSPGVVDVQQWWPDETAPPTMLKVAAGVARKL; encoded by the coding sequence GTGACCCAGCAGGACTCCGCGTCGTCCGGTATCGACACCACCCAGATGAGCCACGCCCGCGCGTACGACTACGTGCTCGGCGGCAAGGACAACTTCGAGGTGGACCGGGAGGCCGCCAAGCAGGTCATCGGGCTCGCCCCGGACCTGCCCGCCCTGGGCAGGGCGCAGCGCCGGTTCCTGCTCCGGGTCACCCAGATGTGCGCCCGGGAGGGCATCGCGCAGTTCCTGGACATCGGCGCCGGCATCCCCACCGCGCCGAACGTGCACGAGAGCGCCCGGGCCGTCATCCCGGACGCCCGGGTGATCTATGTGGACAACGATCCGATCGTCTTCGTGCACAACCGGGCGCTGCTCTCCCCCGACGACAACGTCAGCTCGATCCAGGCGGACGTCCGGCGGCCGGACGAGATCCTCGACGACCCGGAGGTGCAGCGGCTGATCAACTTCGACGAACCGGTGCTGCTGCTCTTCATCGGCCTGTTCCACCTGGTCACCGACGCCGAGGATCCGGCGGCGCTGATCGCCCGGTTCCGCGAGCGGATGGCACCGGGCAGCTACATCTGCATCTCCCAGTTCTGCGTCGACGGCAGCGACCCGGCGGCCAAGGCGAAGCTGGAGGAGATCTCGGTGAACTCCCCGGCGCCGATGACCTTCCGGCGCCGGGACGACATCGAGCGGTTCTTCGAGGGTTTCGAGCTGCTCTCCCCCGGCGTCGTCGACGTGCAGCAGTGGTGGCCGGACGAGACCGCCCCGCCGACCATGCTCAAGGTCGCCGCCGGGGTCGCCCGGAAGCTGTAG
- a CDS encoding LysR family transcriptional regulator, protein MLDPWSLQVLVAVGERGSFSAAAAALSLTQPAVSRQVAGLERRLGVRLFSRDARGVRPTPAGAVAIELARDSLTRLRDLEARLATFAELESGELRLAAFPSVNTHFVPEAVRRFGRLHPGVALSLRQPDQTALLPSVRDGRIDLALLTDWHLYDEPQTARDAPVGADLPRADVEDVELVPLLDEVLQVVLPAQHPLARRRRIKLADLSGETWIDGAHPDCLGPVAPLAQALGAAPRIGFWCDDWSGKQALVAAGVGVMLMPTLAAVAVRRDLVLRPTTPVLPTRRLYAVTARPQFRAPAVTAMLEVLTDLAAHSR, encoded by the coding sequence ATGCTTGACCCGTGGTCGTTGCAGGTGCTCGTCGCGGTCGGTGAGCGGGGGTCGTTCTCGGCGGCGGCGGCCGCGCTCTCGCTGACCCAACCCGCCGTGTCGCGCCAGGTCGCCGGCCTGGAACGGCGGCTCGGCGTACGGCTGTTCAGCCGGGACGCCCGGGGTGTCCGGCCGACCCCGGCCGGTGCGGTGGCGATCGAACTCGCCCGGGACAGTCTCACCCGGCTGCGCGACCTGGAGGCCCGGCTCGCCACCTTCGCCGAGTTGGAGTCCGGCGAACTCCGATTGGCGGCGTTCCCGAGCGTCAACACGCACTTCGTGCCCGAGGCGGTCCGCCGGTTCGGACGGCTGCATCCGGGTGTGGCGCTGAGCCTGCGGCAACCGGACCAGACGGCGCTGCTGCCGTCGGTACGGGACGGCCGGATCGACCTCGCCCTGCTCACCGACTGGCACCTGTACGACGAGCCGCAGACCGCCCGGGACGCCCCGGTCGGTGCCGACCTGCCCCGGGCGGACGTCGAGGACGTCGAACTGGTGCCCCTGCTCGACGAGGTGCTCCAGGTCGTCCTGCCGGCGCAGCACCCGCTGGCCCGGCGCCGCCGGATCAAGCTGGCCGACCTGAGCGGCGAGACCTGGATCGACGGCGCCCATCCCGACTGTCTCGGTCCGGTGGCACCCCTGGCCCAGGCGCTCGGTGCCGCACCCCGGATCGGGTTCTGGTGCGACGACTGGAGTGGCAAGCAGGCGTTGGTGGCGGCCGGGGTCGGCGTGATGCTGATGCCGACCCTGGCCGCCGTGGCGGTACGCCGTGACCTGGTCCTGCGGCCGACCACCCCGGTGCTGCCGACCCGCCGGCTCTACGCGGTGACGGCCCGGCCGCAGTTCCGGGCACCGGCGGTCACGGCGATGCTGGAGGTGCTGACCGACCTCGCCGCGCACTCACGCTGA